Genomic DNA from Modestobacter versicolor:
CCCCTCGCCGTCCTGGGCGGACAAGTCCGCCGCCGCCTCCCGTCCCGCCGCCGGGCTGGCCGGACCGGCCACCCCGGCCCGCGAGCCGGCACCGGCCCGGGTCCCGTCCCCGGCCCGGTCCGCCGCCCCGGCGGCAGCACCGGCGCCCGCCCGGGCGGAACCGGCGCCGCGCGAGACGCCGGCCGACCGGACGTCGACCACCGGCCCTGCCGGCGGCCGGGCCGACGCGACGCCGCTCCGCCCGGCCCGCCGCAAGAGCGACACCGACGCCCCGGTGGCCGACCCGCCGTCGGCCGGCCGCGGGCCCACCACGTCGGCGATCCCCACGGCGGGCACGTCCGCCGCGAGCCGCCGCGAGGCCCACCCGGTCACCGGGCCCATCCCGGTGCAGCGCGCGGGCGCGGAGGCGGCCGAGGCCGCCGACGAGGAACCGCTCACCGGCCGGGAGAGCGTGCTGGCCTGGGCCCGCTTCGCCGGTGAGCTGGTCGTGGCGCTGGCGGTCGGCATCGGCCTCTACTTCGCCTTCACCGTGCTCTGGGAGCTGATGCCCTACGTCGCCCTGGTCGCCGCCCCCGTCGCGGTGACCGGCCTGGTGGCCGGGGTGGCGGCCTGGCGCAGGAAGACCGGCCAGGGGGAGCTCGGCGTGCGGCTGCTCGCCATGCTGGTGCTGGCCGGCACCGTGCTGGTCATCGCGCCGGCAGCGGGCCTGCTCGCCGGCTGACCGCCCGGCTCAGCCGGCGGCGAACTGCTCGACGATCGCGCGGCCGAACGCCGGCAGGTCGTCGGGCTCGTGGCTGGTGGTCATCCGCCGGCCGCGCACGACGTCGGCCGCCAGGCCGACCAGCTGGGGCTGCGCCCGCGTCGACCAGGGCCTGCCAGGGCTGGTCGAGCGCCACCTGCTCGACGCCGTCGGTCGCCAGCACCGCCACCCGCTCGCCGTTCAGCTCCCGGACACGCAGCGGCCGCCACCCCGTCCGGCCGCGGGGCGCACCGGCGGGCACTACGGTCGCGGGCATGATCACCGCGGGGCGCACGGGCCTGGCCATCATCGGCGGCGGCAAGATCGGCGAGGCGCTGCTCGCCGGTCTGGTCCGGCAGGCCGGCAGCGGGGACGGCGTCTGGGTCGTCGAGCGCAGCCCGCAGCGGGCGGCCGAGCTCGCTGCCCGGCACGGCGTCGGCGCGGTCGACCTCGCCGAGGCGGCCGCCCGCGCCCGGGTGCTGCTGCTGGCCGTGAAGCCGCAGGACATCGACGCGCTGCTCGCCCTGCTGGCCCCGCACGTGACCGACGAGCACCTGGTCGTCTCGGTGGCCGCCGGGGTGCCGACGAGCCGGATCGAGGCGGCCCTGCCCGCCGGCACGCCCGTGGTGCGGGTCATGCCGAACACCCCGGCGCTGGTCGAGGCCGGGATGAGCGTCATCTCCGCGGGTGCGCACGCCACCGAGGGCCACCTGGACGAGGCCCAGGCGCTGCTCTCACCGGTGGGGGAGGTGCGCCGGGTGCCGGAGGGCCAGCAGGACGCCGTCACGGCGCTGTCGGGCAGCGGGCCGGCGTACTTCTTCTTCCTGGTCGAGGCGATGATCGACGCCGGGATCCTGCTCGGCCTGCCCCGCAACGTCGCCGCCGACCTCATCGTCCAGACCGCCTACGGGTCGGCGGTGATGCTGCGCGAGTCCGGGGAGCACCCGGTGCAGCTGCGCGAGGCGGTCACCAGCCCCGGGGGGACGACGATCGCCGCCATCCGCGAGCTGGAGCGGCACGGGGTGCGGGCGGCCCTCATCGCGGCCATCGAGGCGGCGCACGACCGCTCGGTGGAGCTGGGGCGCGCAGCCGGCTGACCGGGCTGCCCACACATCGCCCACACGGCGTCCACAGGCGGGCGCCGCACCGTGGGCCCCAGACTGCAGCAGGTGAATCACAAGCGTGTGGTTTTCCACAGAAATCTGTGGACAGGCCATGCGCGAGCAGAGTCGACTTGGGGACAACACGCCGTTACGGGTGTGTCACCCGGTGCTTCTGTCCACTTGTGCCCAGGACGGACCGGTCCGCCTGTCCGTTTCACCCATCGCTTCTGTCACTCCGGTCCCCATATGGTCTTTTCCAGCACGAACGTGACACGCCCGCCGGTGGGGAAGCCGGTGGCCGCGCCAGTGCTGAGACCGGAGATGATCGTCGTGACCATGCCCCAGCGCGCCACCATCCAGACCTCCCGCCCGGGTGTCCCGGCCCCGCGCCCCGTGGGTCGGCCGATCTCGGCCGCCTCCCTCTCGCGCCCCGTGCCGGCCGCCCACCCGGCGTCCATGCCGGTCGGCCGTCCGGCCCCGGTGCCGGCCCCCCGTGCCGCTGTCGCCTTCCTGACCGTCGCCGAGGTCGCCGCGCTCATGCGGGTCTCGAAGATGACCGTCTACCGCCTGGTGCACGGTGGCGAGCTCTCCGCCGTCCGCGTCGGCCGCTCGTTCCGCGTCCCGGAGCGCGCCGTGCACGACTACCTGCGCGACGCCTACACCGACATCGCCTGAGCCAGGACCCCACCCCCGCTGCCCGCAGGCTCGCGGGGGGCCTGCAGGGGATGCGTCCGCACCCGGCCGGGTAGTCTCGTGCGCTGAGCGGTGCCGCCCCGTCGGGGTGGCCCGCGCACGAGCTGATCACCTCGCCCGGTGCCCGGCGTGACCGACCCGGTCACCGCCCCGGCCACCGAGCGAAACTCGACGTCGGGAGCAGGACATGGGTTCGGTCATCAAGAAGCGCCGCAAGCGGATGGCGAAGAAGAAGCACCGCAAGCTGCTCAAGAAGACCCGCGTCCAGCGGCGCAACAAGAAGTGAGCTGACGCTCGTGCCGCCCGCGGTCGTCCTGGTCACCGGCGTGAGCCGGTGGCTGGGCGGCGCGCTGGCGGCCGAGCTCGCCGCCGACCCGGCGATCGACCGGGTCATCGGGGTGGACACCGTCCCCCCGCCCCCCGAGGTGCTCCGCCGCCTCGGGCGCACCGAGTTCGTCCGCGCCGACATCCGCAGCCCGTTGATCGGGAAGGTCATCGAGTCGGCGTCGGTGGACACCGTCGTGCACATGAACATCAGCGCCACCCCGGCCGCGTCCGGTGGGCGGGTGTCGATGAAGGAGCTCAACGTCATCGGCACCATGCAGCTGCTGGCCGCGTGCCAGCGCTCGACCACCGTCCGGCGGCTGGTGCTGAAGTCGACCAGCGCGGTCTACGGCGCCAGCTCCCGCGACCCCGCCGTCTTCACCGAGTCGATGCAGGCCCGCCGTGTCCCGGCCGGCGGCTTCGCCAAGGACAGCCTCGACATCGAGGGCTACGTCCGCTCCTTCGCCCGCCGCCGCCCCGACGTGGGCGTCGCGGTGCTGCGCTTCACCAACCTGATCGGCCCGCGGATCGACTCGCTGCTGTCCGGCTTCCTCCGGATGCCCGTCGTGCCCACCGCGCTCGGCTACGACGCCCGGGTGCAGCTGCTGCACGAGGACGACGCGGTCGCGGTGCTCCGGCAGGCCACCACCGGCGACTTCGCCGGCACGGTCAACGTCGGCTCGTCGGGCACCGTGCTGCTCTCCCAGGCCATCCGCCGGCTGGGCCGGGTCGCGCTGCCCGTGCCCGAGCCCGCCATGGGGTCGGTCGGCCGGCTCACCCGCCGCGCCGGGCTGGTCGACTGGTCGCCCGAGCAGATGCGGTTCCTCAACTTCGGCCGCGTGGTCGACACCCGGGTGCTGCGCGAGGAGTTCGGCTACACGCCGCGGTACTCCACCGAGGAGGCGCTCGCCGACTACGCCCGCACGCTGCCGCCGGTGCTGCGCCCCGAGCTGGTCGACGAGACCGCGGCGACGGCGCGCGCGCTGCTGGGCCGGGTCGCCGGCGGGGTCTCCGCCGTCCGCTCGATCGTCGGGGACCGGCACCGCCCCGCGCCCCCGGTGCCCGGACTCCGGGCGGTGCGCGATGCCTGAGGCACGGGTGATACCGCTGCGGCCCGACGACGACCCGCCCCCGCCGCCGCACCGGCCGGAACCCTCGTTCGAGGAGCAGCTGGCCGGCGGGGTGGAGTTCCTCCGCCGCCGGCTCACCGGTGAGTACGACACCGACGAGTTCGGCTTCGACCCCGACCTCACCGACCACGTGCTGCTGCCGCTGCTGCGCCCGTGGTTCGAGCGCTGGTTCCGGGTCGAGACCCTCGGGCTGGAGAACGTCCCCGACACCGGCGGCGCGCTCGTGGTGGCCAACCACTCGGGCACCGTGCCGGTCGACGCGCTGATGGCCACGGTCGCCCTGCACGACGAGCACCCGGCGTCCCGGCGGCTGCGGCTGCTCGGCGCCGACCTGGTGTTCCAGGTGCCGTTCATCGGTGCGCTGGCCCGCAAGCTCGGCACGACCCTGGCCTGCAACGAGGACGCCGAGCGGCTGCTGTCGGCCGGCGAGCTGGTCGGGGTCTTCCCGGAGGGCTTCAAGGGCGTCGGGAAGCCGTTCAGCGAGCGGTACACCCTGCAGCGCTTCGGCCGCGGCGGTTTCGTCAGCGCGGCGCTGCGCACCGGGGTGCCGATCGTGCCCTGCGCGATCGTGGGCGCCGAGGAGATCTACCCGATGCTCGGCAACGCCCGCACCGCGGCGCGGCTGCTCGGCCTGCCGTACTTCCCGATCACCCCGACGTTCCCGCTGCTCGGCCCGCTCGGCGCGGTGCCGCTGCCGTCGAAGTGGTTCATCGCCTTCGGCGAGCCCATCGAGACGGCGTCCTACGGGCCGGCCGCCGCCGACGACCCGATGGTCGTGTTCAACCTGACCGACCAGGTGCGCGAGACGATCCAGCACTCGCTCTACCGCCTGCTGCTCCAGCGGCGCAGCGTCTTCAGCTGATCGGCCGGGCCTAGAACGGCCAGCGGTTGCGGCGGCGGAGCGAGATGAGGCCGCCGACCACGCCGCCGGACAGCGCCGCGACGCCCACGGTGGGGACGCCGATCTTGGCGGCCTTGCGCCCGGTGCGGAAGTCCTTCACCGTCCACCCCCGCGAGCGGGCGACCGCGCGCAGCTCCGAGTCGGGGTTCACCGCGACCGCGGTGCCGACCAGGCTGAGCATCGGCATGTCGTTGGTCGAGTCGCTGTAGGCGGTGCAGCGGGACAGGTCCAGCCCCTCCCGCTCGGCCAGCGCGCGCACCGCCTGCGCCTTCGCCTCGCCGTGCATGAGCTCGCCGACGAGCCGGCCGGTGAACTTCCCGTCGACGACCTCGGCGACCGTGCCCAGCGCGCCGGTGAGCCCCAGCCGGTGGGCGATGATCGAGGCCAGCTCGACCGGGGTGGCGGTGACCAGCCACACCCGCTGCCCGGCGTCCAGGTGCTGCTGGGCGAGCAGCCGGGTGCCCGACCAGATCCGGTCGGCCATCAGCTCGTCGTAGATCTCCTCGCTGGCCTGCACGATCTCCTCGACCGGCCGGTCGGCGACGAACGCCAGCGCGTTGTCCCGCACGGTGTGCATGTCGATGCTGCTCTCCGTGCCGGCGACCCGGAACTTGGCCTGCTGCCAGACGAAGGAGGCGACGTCGCGGCCGGTGAAGTACTTGCGGG
This window encodes:
- the proC gene encoding pyrroline-5-carboxylate reductase, with translation MITAGRTGLAIIGGGKIGEALLAGLVRQAGSGDGVWVVERSPQRAAELAARHGVGAVDLAEAAARARVLLLAVKPQDIDALLALLAPHVTDEHLVVSVAAGVPTSRIEAALPAGTPVVRVMPNTPALVEAGMSVISAGAHATEGHLDEAQALLSPVGEVRRVPEGQQDAVTALSGSGPAYFFFLVEAMIDAGILLGLPRNVAADLIVQTAYGSAVMLRESGEHPVQLREAVTSPGGTTIAAIRELERHGVRAALIAAIEAAHDRSVELGRAAG
- a CDS encoding helix-turn-helix domain-containing protein; the encoded protein is MPQRATIQTSRPGVPAPRPVGRPISAASLSRPVPAAHPASMPVGRPAPVPAPRAAVAFLTVAEVAALMRVSKMTVYRLVHGGELSAVRVGRSFRVPERAVHDYLRDAYTDIA
- a CDS encoding 30S ribosomal protein bS22 yields the protein MGSVIKKRRKRMAKKKHRKLLKKTRVQRRNKK
- a CDS encoding NAD-dependent epimerase/dehydratase family protein; its protein translation is MPPAVVLVTGVSRWLGGALAAELAADPAIDRVIGVDTVPPPPEVLRRLGRTEFVRADIRSPLIGKVIESASVDTVVHMNISATPAASGGRVSMKELNVIGTMQLLAACQRSTTVRRLVLKSTSAVYGASSRDPAVFTESMQARRVPAGGFAKDSLDIEGYVRSFARRRPDVGVAVLRFTNLIGPRIDSLLSGFLRMPVVPTALGYDARVQLLHEDDAVAVLRQATTGDFAGTVNVGSSGTVLLSQAIRRLGRVALPVPEPAMGSVGRLTRRAGLVDWSPEQMRFLNFGRVVDTRVLREEFGYTPRYSTEEALADYARTLPPVLRPELVDETAATARALLGRVAGGVSAVRSIVGDRHRPAPPVPGLRAVRDA
- a CDS encoding lysophospholipid acyltransferase family protein → MPEARVIPLRPDDDPPPPPHRPEPSFEEQLAGGVEFLRRRLTGEYDTDEFGFDPDLTDHVLLPLLRPWFERWFRVETLGLENVPDTGGALVVANHSGTVPVDALMATVALHDEHPASRRLRLLGADLVFQVPFIGALARKLGTTLACNEDAERLLSAGELVGVFPEGFKGVGKPFSERYTLQRFGRGGFVSAALRTGVPIVPCAIVGAEEIYPMLGNARTAARLLGLPYFPITPTFPLLGPLGAVPLPSKWFIAFGEPIETASYGPAAADDPMVVFNLTDQVRETIQHSLYRLLLQRRSVFS
- a CDS encoding HAD family hydrolase is translated as MPFRGRAARKPAELADHEARAVVAGEASAAAAETEVPAAPAPDRTAAAFFDVDNTMMMGASLFWFARGLAARKYFTGRDVASFVWQQAKFRVAGTESSIDMHTVRDNALAFVADRPVEEIVQASEEIYDELMADRIWSGTRLLAQQHLDAGQRVWLVTATPVELASIIAHRLGLTGALGTVAEVVDGKFTGRLVGELMHGEAKAQAVRALAEREGLDLSRCTAYSDSTNDMPMLSLVGTAVAVNPDSELRAVARSRGWTVKDFRTGRKAAKIGVPTVGVAALSGGVVGGLISLRRRNRWPF